One Triticum dicoccoides isolate Atlit2015 ecotype Zavitan chromosome 5B, WEW_v2.0, whole genome shotgun sequence genomic window carries:
- the LOC119308367 gene encoding uncharacterized protein LOC119308367 produces the protein MAGTAAVYRRVMKAVQKHVGGGADKKHFREFVAAEFRSPAGTEADARARLRLAGDHAYHLTSIQHQKELLFSYNIAVDRSDEMKKILNKSAASVGLQLPDVYQS, from the exons ATGGCGGGCACCGCAGCCGTGTACCGGAGGGTCATGAAGGCAGTGCAGAAGCACGTCGGCGGGGGCGCCGATAAGAAGCACTTCCGCGAGTTCGTGGCCGCCGAGTTCCGCAGCCCGGCCGGCACGGAGGCCGACGCCAGAGCGAGGCTGCGGCTCGCCGGGGACCACGCGTACCATCTCACCAGCATCCAACACCAGAAG GAACTGCTATTCTCGTACAATATAGCCGTGGATCGATCTGATGAAATGAAGAAGATATTGAACAAATCTGCTGCCAGTGTAGGCCTTCAGCTTCCAGATGTCTACCAGTCTTGA